CCCTCGGCGCGGATGCGCAATGGCATGCGCCGGCCCAGGTGCAGGGCCTGTTCCTCCAGGTACACCGCCAGGGCGCTGTGGCTGGCCAGGCCGACATAGTCGTAGGCCAGGCTGTCGCTGAAGCTGGGGGCCGGCTGGGCGCTCAAGGGGTGGTCCGGGGGCATCGCCAGCACCAGTGGATCGTCGTGAAATGCCCGGGTCATCAGGCCCTGGGTGTCGACCGCATCGGAGACGATCCCCAGGTCCGCGGCGCCCTGGCGCAGGGCGTGGGTGATGCGCTGGCTGGGCAGTTCCTGCAGCTCGATATCGACCTGTGGATGGCTGTGCAGGAAGTCCGCCAGCAACTCCGGCAAGTACTCGCTGAGGGCGGTGGTGTTGCACAACAGACGCACCTGGCCCTTGACCCCCCTGGCGTACTCACCGAGGTCCTGTTGCAGGTGCTCGGCGTACAGCAGCAGCGTTCGCGCGTGCTGGGCCAGGGCCTTGCCGGCGGCCGTCGGACGGATGCCGCGACGCCCGCGTTCGAGAAACTCGATGCCCAGGGAGGCTTCCATGGCGCGGATTCGAGCGCTGGCGGCGGCCAGGGACAGATGGCTGCGAGCGGCCCCGGCGGTAATGTTGCCGGCCTCCAGAATATTCAGGTACAGGCGCAGGTCGATCAGATCGAAGTGCATGGGACATCCCTCGGCGAACATCATCTCTGTAGGAGCCGGCTTGCCGGCGAAGAGGCCTTCGGATTTTGCATCGGGCTTGAGCGCGCCTTCGCTGGCAAGCCAGCTCCTACGGCGGTGGCGGGCAATAGGTTTTGGCATGTGCCTCTTGCTGGGCAAGAGGCTGGCTCAGTATATGGCAGATTTTCAGCACGCCGCTGCGGGTGCAGGATTGGCCCATGAACAGCTCACTCGCGTTTTATCAGCATCTCGGAATGGCCCTTTCACTGCTGGTCATCGGCACATTCTTGCTGGCCGGCATGGTCAAGGGCGTGATCGGTCTCGGGCTGCCCACCATTGCCATGGGGCTATTGGGGCTGGCTATGGCTCCGGCGCAGGCTGCGGCCTTGCTGATCATTCCGGCGACCCTGACCAATCTCTGGCAACTGGCCTTTGGCGGGCACCTGCCGGCGTTGCTCAAGCGTCTGTGGCCGATGTTGCTGGCGATCTTCGTCGGCACCGTCGGCGGTTCCCTGTGGCTGGGCATCGAGGGCGGGCATTGGGTGGTGCGCGGGTTGGGCGCGGCGCTGCTGCTGTATGCCCTGAGCGGCCTGTTGCTGCCGACCTTGCGGGTGTCGGCGGCCCGGGAGCGCTGGCTGGCGCCGCTGTGCGGGCTGGTCACCGGGGTGATCACCTCTGCTACCGGGGTGTTCGTGATCCCGGCGGTGCCTTATCTACAGGCCCTGGGCTTGAACAGGGACTCACTGGTGCAGGCCCTGGGCCTGTCGTTCACCGTCTCGACCCTGGCCCTGGCCGGCGGCCTGCTGTGGCGTGGCGCCCTGGGCGGCGCCGAACTGGGGGCGTCCGTGCTGACCCTGGCTCCGGCGCTGCTGGGCATGTGGTTGGGGCAATGGTTGCGCCAGCACATCAGCGCCGTGCTGTTCAAGCGGGTGTTCTTCATCGGCCTCGGGCTGCTGGGCGGGCACTTGCTGATCAGTGGCTAGAGCTTGTGCTCAGCGGCCAGCCGAGGCCGGGCTGAGCATGTCGATGGCGCGGATCTCGAAATCGCGCTCCAGGTAGTCCATGCGCGCGGCGAGAAACTGCTGCATGTGCGGCAGGCCCGAGTGGCTATCCAGCGCCTCCTGGGAGGCCCAGACCTCGTAGAAGATGAACAGGCTTGGGTCTTCCCGGTCCCGCAGCATGTGGTACTCGATGCAGCCGGCTTCAGCGCGGCTGGCGGCGACATGGCTCAGGAAAAACGCCTCGAAGGCGTCGGCGCGTTCGGCGCGGGTCTTGGCGTGGAGGATAAAGGCCTGGGGCGTGGACATGCACAAAGCACTCATTGACGGGAAAGGTGCTGAGAATCCTAAGGCAAAGATCGGCTGTCGATTCGTGCATTTTGGTCAAATGTATTTTGAGCAACCCGGGCTTATTCTCCGCGCCCTGCCTGATTAACCTGCCGCCATCGTTTGCAACCTTCACAGCCCGCCGCTGCCAATGCGCGATGGGTTGTCCCCGATGAGGCCGGATCATGAAAAAAGTACTGCTGCTCAATGGCGCCAAACAGTTCGCCCACTCCGATGGCCGTTACAACGCCACCCTGCACGACACCGCCCTGGCGGTGCTGGATCGCGGTGGCCTGGAGGTCAAGGTCACCCATATCGACGAGGGCTATGACATCCAGGAAGAAGTGGCGAAGTTTCTCTGGGCCGACGTGATCATCTACCAGATGCCCGGCTGGTGGATGGGCGCGCCGTGGATCGTCAAGAAGTACATCGACGAAGTCTTCACCGAAGGCCACGGCAGCCTCTACGCCAGCGATGGCCGGACCCGCTCCGACGCCTCGCAGAAGTACGGCAGCGGCGGCCTGATCCAGGGCAAGCAGTACATGCTCTCGCTGACCTGGAACGCGCCGCAGCAGGCCTTCGACGACCCGACCGACTTCTTCGAAGCCAAGGGCGTGGACGCGGTCTACTTCCCGTTCCACAAGGCCAACCAGTTCCTCGGCATGAGCGGTTTGCCAACCTTCCTCTGTGTCGACGTGATGAAGCGCCCGAACATCGAAGGCGATGTGCAGCGTTATGCGC
This genomic stretch from Pseudomonas sp. Os17 harbors:
- a CDS encoding LysR substrate-binding domain-containing protein translates to MHFDLIDLRLYLNILEAGNITAGAARSHLSLAAASARIRAMEASLGIEFLERGRRGIRPTAAGKALAQHARTLLLYAEHLQQDLGEYARGVKGQVRLLCNTTALSEYLPELLADFLHSHPQVDIELQELPSQRITHALRQGAADLGIVSDAVDTQGLMTRAFHDDPLVLAMPPDHPLSAQPAPSFSDSLAYDYVGLASHSALAVYLEEQALHLGRRMPLRIRAEGFDALLRMVARGAGLALVPLAALQRNPHLQLHSRPLEEAWARRRLLLCARDFEALPLYAQGLCRALLEP
- a CDS encoding sulfite exporter TauE/SafE family protein, with translation MNSSLAFYQHLGMALSLLVIGTFLLAGMVKGVIGLGLPTIAMGLLGLAMAPAQAAALLIIPATLTNLWQLAFGGHLPALLKRLWPMLLAIFVGTVGGSLWLGIEGGHWVVRGLGAALLLYALSGLLLPTLRVSAARERWLAPLCGLVTGVITSATGVFVIPAVPYLQALGLNRDSLVQALGLSFTVSTLALAGGLLWRGALGGAELGASVLTLAPALLGMWLGQWLRQHISAVLFKRVFFIGLGLLGGHLLISG
- a CDS encoding putative quinol monooxygenase, encoding MSTPQAFILHAKTRAERADAFEAFFLSHVAASRAEAGCIEYHMLRDREDPSLFIFYEVWASQEALDSHSGLPHMQQFLAARMDYLERDFEIRAIDMLSPASAGR
- a CDS encoding NAD(P)H-dependent oxidoreductase; the protein is MKKVLLLNGAKQFAHSDGRYNATLHDTALAVLDRGGLEVKVTHIDEGYDIQEEVAKFLWADVIIYQMPGWWMGAPWIVKKYIDEVFTEGHGSLYASDGRTRSDASQKYGSGGLIQGKQYMLSLTWNAPQQAFDDPTDFFEAKGVDAVYFPFHKANQFLGMSGLPTFLCVDVMKRPNIEGDVQRYAQHLKAVFNLQG